GTAGACGCCGTAACGCGCGGCGGCGGGCAATTGGTCTCTTACTATGCCAAAGAAGCTGATCTGGTAGCGGCCTTTGCCAAACGATACCCACAGGCCAAGCTCGCTTCGAGTGAAAAGGAGATTCTGGACGACAAATCCATTCAGTTGGTCTTGAGTTCGGCCATTGCCAATGAGCGGGCTCCGCTGGGGGTTCGGGTCATGAAAAGCGGCAAGGATTTTATGTCGGACAAACCCGGCATCACGACCCTTGAACAACTCGCCGAAGTACGGAAGGTGCAGAAACAAACGGGCCGTATTTACTCCATCATGTACAGCGAACGTCTCGAAAACCGGGCGACCGTCAAAGCAGGCGAATTGGTGAAGGCGGGAGCCATCGGCAAAGTCATCCAAACCATCGGCATGGGTCCGCACCGCATGAATCCCAAGACCCGTCCGGAGTGGTTCTTTCACAAAGAGCAGTTTGGCGGAATTATTTGCGATATCGGCTCTCACCAGTTTGACCAATATCTCTACTTCACCAACTCCACCCAAGCCGAAATCGTGGCGTCGCAGGTGGGCAACACGCATTATCCGCAATACCCTGATTTTGAGGACTTCGGCGATGTGATGCTTCGCGGCAACGGCGGCATGGGCTACATTCGGGTAGACTGGTTTACGCCTGACGGGTTAAAAACCTGGGGCGATGGTCGTTTGACAATTTTGGGTACTGACGGCTTCATCGAAATTCGCAAGAATATCGACATCGGCGGACGCGAAGGCGGCAATCACCTGTTTCTGACTGACCACAAAGAGACGCGTTATATTGACTGCACGCAACAGGAACTGCCCTACGGCCGTCAGTTGGTAGATGATGTACTCAACCGTACCGAAACAGCCATGCCGCAGGTACATTGTCTGTTGGCGGCTGAATTATCCATCAAAGCGCAGAAGCAGGCCCAACAAATTCATCTGAAGGCGTAGGGGCAGGCCTTGCGTCTGCCCGGAATGCGACTTCCTTTTTGCGTAAAAGAGTTGCGTACAATATCGGGCGGACGCAAGCAGACGCCGCGCGGGCCCGCCCCGACGGGGTATGGATAAACCAAATGATTTACATAATCCATTTATTCTACTACATGCATTACTTTAAACGGATTCTCTTTTTCGCAGTCGTAGTCTCAGGTATGGAGGGCCGGGCTCAAACAAAAATCACGGCCCAAAAGCTCAATTCCAAAATTGACATCACGATCAACAATAACTTTTTTACGAGTTACATTTTTTCGCAGGACGAAAAATACCCGTTTTTTTATCCCGTCAACGGACCTTCCAACGCGAGCGTGACCTCCATGCGTAATGGAAATTATCCGCACCACAGCTCATTGTTTTTTGGGTGTGACCGCGTCAACGGCGGGAATTATTGGCAGGAAGGCCTGGAAAAAGGGCAGATCATTTCACTCCGCGCTGATATTATTCAATCGGGCGGCGATAAAGTGGTGATTGAGAATGAGTGCATTTGGCGGCGGCCGGAAGCCAATGCTCCCATAAAAGATTTCCGTACCATCACCATCACGGCTCCTTCCAAAGATCTGTACCAAATTGACTTTGACGTGACCATGGAAACCCTCATGGATGTAACGATCCTGAAAACCAACCACTCGCTTTTCAGCGGACGTATGGACCCTGACCTGGCGGTCATCAACGGCGGCACCATGGTCAACGCCGAAGGAAACCAAGCCGAGAAAGGAACATTTGGCGTAAAATCACCCTGGATCGATTGCTCGGGAAAAAGAGGTGACAAAGTGGAAGGCCTCACCATCATGCAGCACCCTTCCAACCCCTGGTACCCTTCGCCGTGGTTCACCCGTGATTATGGTTTCTTCTCACCTACGCCCATGTATTGGCCGCAGGATGACAAAGCTACCGTGATGAAAAAGGGAGAAAAACTGACGTTACGGTATCGCGTATTAGTTCATGCGGGCGACCATAAAACGGCCAATGTGGCGAGTCTTTTTGAAAAATATAAAAGTGAATAAAAGGAGTAGCGAGAAATCAGGAGCGAGGAGTGAGAACTATTTCTAAATTACTCCTGACTTCTCACTACCGACTACTGACTGCTGATTTTATGACATTTATTCATACCATGCGTTGGTTCGGTCCAAACGACCCTGTTTCATTGATGCACATTCGTCAGGCGGGATGCACGGGTATCGTCACGGCGTTACATCAAATCCCCGTGGGAGACGTTTGGTCGGTCGACGCCATTCAAGAGCGCATTCGACGCATTGAAGCAGACAATAACCGCTACACTCCGCTGACATGGGAAGTAGTGGAAAGTCTGCCCGTGCACGAAGACATCAAAAAAGGCCTGCCGAGCCGGGAACAATACATCGAAAACTACAAAGTCTCGCTGCGTAACTTAGCGGCCTGCGGTATCAAAACGGTGTGCTATAACTTCATGCCCGTGCTGGATTGGTCACGCACCAACCTGCACTACGAAATGCCCGACGGCTCCCTGGCCCTGCGTTTTGTGTGGGAAGATTTTGCGGTGTTTGATTTATGTATTCTCCAACGCCCCAATGCCGAAGTCGATTATACCCCCGAAGTCCGGGAAGCGGCGGGGCGCAAGTTTGCCGCCATGACGGCAGAAGAGATTGCTACACTGCAAAACACGGTTCTCCTTGGCCTTCCGGGCTCCAATGAAGCCTTTGAATTGGCTACGTTTCAGGGATTATTGAATAATTATAAACACATTGGGGACAAAGAGCTACGCGAAAACCTGTATTATTTTATTCAACAGGTGGCTCCGGTAGCCGAAGAAGCAGGCGTAAATCTCTGCATCCACCCCGACGATCCACCCAAACCGCTGTTGGGATTACCGCGTGTGGTCAGTACCGAGGCCGACCTGGCGCAGTTAATGGACACCTGCAAAGTGAGAGCCAACGGCATCACGTTTTGCACGGGTTCGTTGGGCGTACGTGCCGACAATGACCTTCCCAAAATGGTCGAGCGCTTCGGCGACCGAATTCATTTTGTGCATTTACGAACAACCAAACGGGAGGAAAACCCCTTAAATTTCCACGAAGCCGCCCACTTAGCCGGCGATGTGGATATGTACGAAGTGGTAAAGGCCTTTGTGGTGGAAGGAAAGAGAAGAAAGGCAAAGGGGCAAACCGACAGTACAATTCCGATGCGCCCCGACCACGGACATCAGATGCTGGATGATCTGCACAAAACCGGAAAAGACAAATCCTATCCGGGTTATTCGGCCATTGGCCGCTTAAAAGGTTTGGCTGAATTGCGGGGTTTGGAAATGGCCATTGAAAGAAGCATTTAAAGGAGACAATGCCTCCTGCTTTATGAATTGCCTCCTGCTTTAGCTGGAGATAACTAATAAAAATCAATCATGCCCTACATCAAAGTTTGGATTCATTTTGTGTGGTCAACCAAGCATCGGATTCCCTTTATGAAAACCCGCGAGATGCGACAAACTATTTTCAGTCATATCAGAGAAAACGCCAACGAAAAAGGCATCTATATTGACTTTATCAATGGATACACCGACCATGTTCACTGCCTTGTTTCCCTTGGCATTGACCAAAGCATGAGCAAGATCATGCAGTTGATAAAAGGTGAATCTTCTTTTTGGGTCAATAAAAATGGCATTTGTGACGAAAAATTTGAGTGGCAGGATGAATATTTCGCCGTTTCTGTCTCCGAATCCATTGTAGACAGAATAAGAAATTACATCAAAAAGCAGGAAGAGCACCATCAAAAAAAGACCTATGCGCAGGAATTTGATGAATTGATTGAAAAATATGGATTTGAGAAATTCAAAGACAAATAAACTTTGGCTCAAGCCAATGCCATGGAATGCTCTTTTTTTCCTCCAGCTAAAGCAGGAGGCAATGCAATTTTTAATGTTCCTATTGACAATAGGAATTGTTTGAAAAAATTCATTCATGAATTGCCCCTTATAAATTGCCTCCTGCTTTAGCCGGAGGACAACAAATAAGGGCTTTAGCCGGACAACTATCAATGACAAAACAGTTTCTTCTTTTTTTGCTATTCATTTCGTCCCTTGCCTTCGCCGATGATGGCTCACGGCTATGGCTCAATTATGTCCTGATCAAAGAGGCCAAACAACGGGAAGGCTATGGTCCATTTACAAAATTCATAGCCGTATCTTCTGAGGGTCAAACCCTTAAAATAGCCTCAAACGAACTGCAAATGGGCTTACAGGGCTTATTAGGCAAAAAAATCACCATTGTGAAAACCGCAACGGCGAGCGGAGGAATTGTTTTGAGCGTCAATAAAAGCGCTGATGTATCGGAAGAAGGATATAAAATTTACACCGAAAAAGGAAACATTGTCATTTCGTCCAACACCGAAACGGGCGTATTGTACGGAACCTTTGAACTCTTGAGAGCGATGCAAACGGGCAAATCCCTCGCCAACATTTCCATCACAGAGAACCCGAAGGTAAAAATACGGATGCTCAACCACTGGGACAATGCCAACGGCACCGTAGAACGCGGTTATGCGGGTTCGTCAATGTGGAAATGGAACGAACTCCCCTACCGCATCGACCCGCGCTACGTGATGTACGCCCGCGCCAATGCGTCAATAGGCATCAACGCTACGTCCATCAATAACGTCAATGCCAGTTCACGGTTTTTGACCGCCGAATATTTGGAAAAGATCAAAGCCGTGGCCGATGTGCTTCGTCCGTACGGAATAAAAGTATTTATATCGGTCAATTTCCGTTCGCCGCGCACCCTCGGCGGGCTTAAAACCTCCGACCCGCTCGACCCCGAAGTACGTAAATGGTGGAACGACAAAACCAAAGAGATTCACCAATACATCCCTGATTTCGGCGGGTATTTGGTCAAAGCCAATTCAGAAGGAGAACCCGGTCCGCAAGATTACGGGCGTACCCACGCCGACGGCGCCAATATGCTCGCCGAGGCCATGCGACCGTTCAGCGGCATTGTCATTTGGCGGGCTTTCGTGTACAATGCCGACCCCAACGGCGACCGCTTCAAGGAAGGTTACGCCCAGTTCAAACCCCTCGACGGAGCCTTTGACCCCAAAGTGATCGTACAGGTCAAAAACGGCCCCATTGATTTCATGCCGCGCGAGCCCTTTCATCCCATGTTTGGGGCATTTCCCAAAACACCGCTGGGCATGGAGTTTCAAATCACACAGGAGTATTTGGGGCAGTCAACGCATCTGACGTATTTGGCCCCAATGTTCAAAGAATGTTTAGACACCGATACGTACGCCAAAGGACAGGGCTCTACCGTGGCCAAGGTCATTGACGGCAGTCTTTACAATGCTTCTAATTCGCTGATGGCCGGTGTAGCCAATACAGGCTCTGACGACAATTGGTGCGGGCATCCGTTCAACCAAAGCAACTGGTACGCCTTTGGCCGATTGGCGTG
Above is a window of Runella slithyformis DSM 19594 DNA encoding:
- the uxuA gene encoding mannonate dehydratase produces the protein MTFIHTMRWFGPNDPVSLMHIRQAGCTGIVTALHQIPVGDVWSVDAIQERIRRIEADNNRYTPLTWEVVESLPVHEDIKKGLPSREQYIENYKVSLRNLAACGIKTVCYNFMPVLDWSRTNLHYEMPDGSLALRFVWEDFAVFDLCILQRPNAEVDYTPEVREAAGRKFAAMTAEEIATLQNTVLLGLPGSNEAFELATFQGLLNNYKHIGDKELRENLYYFIQQVAPVAEEAGVNLCIHPDDPPKPLLGLPRVVSTEADLAQLMDTCKVRANGITFCTGSLGVRADNDLPKMVERFGDRIHFVHLRTTKREENPLNFHEAAHLAGDVDMYEVVKAFVVEGKRRKAKGQTDSTIPMRPDHGHQMLDDLHKTGKDKSYPGYSAIGRLKGLAELRGLEMAIERSI
- the tnpA gene encoding IS200/IS605 family transposase, whose translation is MPYIKVWIHFVWSTKHRIPFMKTREMRQTIFSHIRENANEKGIYIDFINGYTDHVHCLVSLGIDQSMSKIMQLIKGESSFWVNKNGICDEKFEWQDEYFAVSVSESIVDRIRNYIKKQEEHHQKKTYAQEFDELIEKYGFEKFKDK
- a CDS encoding Gfo/Idh/MocA family protein, which encodes MKKPANQRRNFLKESAASAAGLLTLPMFSTDSFGHIKTEKVAPSPIIHYDTPRIKFAVIGMNHGHIYGQVDAVTRGGGQLVSYYAKEADLVAAFAKRYPQAKLASSEKEILDDKSIQLVLSSAIANERAPLGVRVMKSGKDFMSDKPGITTLEQLAEVRKVQKQTGRIYSIMYSERLENRATVKAGELVKAGAIGKVIQTIGMGPHRMNPKTRPEWFFHKEQFGGIICDIGSHQFDQYLYFTNSTQAEIVASQVGNTHYPQYPDFEDFGDVMLRGNGGMGYIRVDWFTPDGLKTWGDGRLTILGTDGFIEIRKNIDIGGREGGNHLFLTDHKETRYIDCTQQELPYGRQLVDDVLNRTETAMPQVHCLLAAELSIKAQKQAQQIHLKA
- a CDS encoding DUF6807 domain-containing protein, whose protein sequence is MIYIIHLFYYMHYFKRILFFAVVVSGMEGRAQTKITAQKLNSKIDITINNNFFTSYIFSQDEKYPFFYPVNGPSNASVTSMRNGNYPHHSSLFFGCDRVNGGNYWQEGLEKGQIISLRADIIQSGGDKVVIENECIWRRPEANAPIKDFRTITITAPSKDLYQIDFDVTMETLMDVTILKTNHSLFSGRMDPDLAVINGGTMVNAEGNQAEKGTFGVKSPWIDCSGKRGDKVEGLTIMQHPSNPWYPSPWFTRDYGFFSPTPMYWPQDDKATVMKKGEKLTLRYRVLVHAGDHKTANVASLFEKYKSE
- a CDS encoding alpha-glucuronidase family glycosyl hydrolase, which translates into the protein MTKQFLLFLLFISSLAFADDGSRLWLNYVLIKEAKQREGYGPFTKFIAVSSEGQTLKIASNELQMGLQGLLGKKITIVKTATASGGIVLSVNKSADVSEEGYKIYTEKGNIVISSNTETGVLYGTFELLRAMQTGKSLANISITENPKVKIRMLNHWDNANGTVERGYAGSSMWKWNELPYRIDPRYVMYARANASIGINATSINNVNASSRFLTAEYLEKIKAVADVLRPYGIKVFISVNFRSPRTLGGLKTSDPLDPEVRKWWNDKTKEIHQYIPDFGGYLVKANSEGEPGPQDYGRTHADGANMLAEAMRPFSGIVIWRAFVYNADPNGDRFKEGYAQFKPLDGAFDPKVIVQVKNGPIDFMPREPFHPMFGAFPKTPLGMEFQITQEYLGQSTHLTYLAPMFKECLDTDTYAKGQGSTVAKVIDGSLYNASNSLMAGVANTGSDDNWCGHPFNQSNWYAFGRLAWDHTLSSEQIASEWIQMTLTRSKPAEQKINDIMMRSHPIYVSYTYPLGTAHMMGESHHYGPEPWLAKSARPDWTSVYYHRADSVGLGFDRTGKLSNALQLYSPEVQKKWGNPDQCPLDYLLWFHHVPWGKKLSTGRSLWDELCVRYYDGVVQVGNLQKTWESTKTAIDPEIFENVKGRLKIQEKEALWWRDACVLYFGEYSKMPIPKPLTPPQRTLNEVKKLVEIYHLR